A region from the Macrobrachium nipponense isolate FS-2020 chromosome 47, ASM1510439v2, whole genome shotgun sequence genome encodes:
- the LOC135204862 gene encoding A-kinase anchor protein 1, mitochondrial-like: MNLNYGDGSTTPQIPGPIPERTVCVAQIDTQWYRCQVLSATEETVLVVLLDVGGALTVPASSLRQIRRDYATLPFQATQCLLHGIQPTSEEGWDDTSTAFLEELVSGVILSATVVSYMPDGVPLVNLYRCDQDELIFVNERLVTLGHARWIPLTSSS; the protein is encoded by the exons ATGAACCTCAACTACGGTGATGGTTCCACCACCCCACAAATCCCTGGTCCAATTCCGG AGAGAACTGTGTGCGTTGCTCAAATAGACACTCAGTGGTATCGATGTCAGGTCCTCAGTGCAACGGAGGAGACGGTCTTAGTCGTGTTGTTAGACGTTGGTGGTGCCTTGACAGTTCCTGCCTCATCTCTTAGACAGATTCGGAGGGACTATGCAACCTTACCTTTCCAGGCAACGCAGTGCTTGTTGCATGGAATTCAGCCCACATCTG aagaaGGATGGGACGACACTTCCACAGCATTCTTAGAAGAGCTGGTTAGCGGGGTAATTCTGTCTGCTACAGTCGTATCGTACATGCCTGATGGGGTTCCTCTAGTCAACCTTTACCGCTGTGATCAAGATGAG TTAATCTTCGTCAACGAAAGACTCGTCACTTTAGGCCACGCGCGATGGATACCTTTAACATCTTCCAGCTGA